Genomic DNA from Candidatus Nitronereus thalassa:
TGATGAATAGCCCGTTCCAAAATCATCAATTGAAATTTTGATTCCCAAGGCCTTCAGCTCTTTCAACCGATTGGTCGAAGCGCCATTGCTTTCAAAGAGCAAACTCTCCGTCAATTCGAGCTCGAGGAATTGAGGGTCTAATCTGCTTTCCGCAAGGATACTGGCCACTTTCCCCACAAATAATTTCTGTCGGAATTGCCGAGCTGATAAATTCACACTCACACTCGTCAGAGGAAGCCCGGATTCCTGCCATTCTTTGTTTTGTCGACATGCTGTGGACAACACCCACTCACCAATTGGCACGATCATTCCATTTTCTTCAGCCATAGGAATAAATTCGTCTGGCAAAATAATGCCCCGTTCAGGATGACACCATCGCAACAACGCCTCGAGAGAAATCACTCGTCCACTTTTCATATCAATCAGCGGCTGATAGTGCAGAAGAAATTCTTCACGATCCAGCGCATGGCGCAGCCGCGTTTCCATGGCCAGATGTTGCGAAGCCTTTCCATTGGATTCCATGGTGGTCGTATAAAATCGATAGGCATTTCTTCCTTGTCGCTTCGCTCGGTACATGGCCATATCCGCATTCTTAATCAGCGTCTCGGGATCTTTCCCATATTGAGGATAAATGGCAATCCCGATACTTGGTGTCACAAACAGTTCCTGGTCTTGAACCATGACTGGTTGTGCCACAATTTGGAGAAGTTCTTGCGCAACATTGGAGGCGTCCTGTACCGTCCCAATGTCTTCGAGGATCACGGTAAATTCATCGCCGCCCAATCTGGCAACCGTGTCACTTTTTCGCATGCGGGAACGAAGGCGCTCGGCAATTACCTTCAATACCTGATCACCGCCATCATGCCCTAAGGAATCATTAATCACCTTAAATCGATCAAGATCAAGGAACATGAGCGCCACATGCTTCCCATTTCGTTCAGCACGCGCCAACGCAAGTGACAACAGTTCCTTGAAAAGACTGCGATTCGCCAATCCTGTTAGCGAATCATATTGAGCCAAATACGCCATTCGTTCCTCGGCACGTTTACGCTCGATGGCATAGCAAATGGATCGCTCCAACAAGTTCGAATTTATTTGCTCTTTAACCAAGGAGTCCGCTGCTCCGGCCTTAATAGCTTCTGTATCTATACCATGATCAGGTTCCTCGGTGAGCATGATAAGGGGAGCCGTACACCCGTTGTAAATTGCTTCACGAATCAAATCGAGCCCCGACCGTTCTCCCAACTTATAATCCAACAAGTACACGTCATGAGCATTACGTCGAATTGTCTCAAGTGCGGCCTCATACCCAGATACCCATTCCAGGACAAACTTCGGGTCTCGAGCATCCTCCAATAATTTTTTAGTCGAAATGCAATCCTCTTCTCGTTGATTAACCAGAAGCACTCGCACTTGGCTGTTCTCCATTTCAGCCCCCTTCGCTCGTTGGCTTTTCCCAACCTTCTTCAAAACCAAAGGTCTCTTACACTCAAATGCTAATATGACATGCCAAAAACCACAACAGACATCACTTTGCGTCTTAGGAGAATTTGTGAGCAAGATTAATACCGAACTATTCTGCCTTCACCTCAAATGTACAAAAAGAGGGCTATTATTCCATAAGCCATTGAAAAATTAGGAAAAATAAGTTCAAAGAGTAAGAATTGAAAGGAGGAAATTTTTTCCTTTTCGACGTCAAAAAACTGACATGTCGGAAATATTGACACCACTTTGCCTATTTTCCTGATACCAAAAGGATCTAGGCTGATAAGGAAAACAGGGATAACACCCGGACTCTAAGTTTTCGGGCCGAAGTAGATGGGAGTCTAAGGTATAACAATAAACAGTGGAATATTTTTGTGGAGAGGAATTAAACCCGAGGAGCATCTTGTTCTGATGGGTCCCAGCCCCCTTGTGGGCCGCTCACCGAAGGAAAAAGAGCCGACATGCTCCGGTGAGGGTGCCAGGCCGCACCGGGTGGGGCATGGTCACGCTCGAAGGACATAGACACAAGGAGTGGAACATGTCGGGGCCCTGAATCGAATTCAACCTTTTTGGTTATACCCTGACACCTCGTTGTTTATCCGAGGAACAAAATGGGACAATGCTCCTGGGCTCAGACAGAATTTACCCTTCTGCCAGGTAATATCCGGGAAGTACAAACACAAGTAAGATGATGAAAAATTCTTCATTATTGGATTGAAACAAAGAGGCAAGATTTGGAGCGTCTCCCATTAATGTACTCTCTGCTACAGCCGATGAAAGAATAATTCCCTTTGCTTTGCCTAGCCTAATCTGGTTATCGGCAACCCCTATGGGCACTTGCTAAACCCAAGGATTTTCACTATTTCAGCCCAAAGTAACTCCAAACCAGGTGACAACATTCCACGGTTTCTCCGAAAAAATTGGGAACTTTTTTGAATTTTTTCTCAATGCCTATTATTTGACCTTGTTTTTCCTGAGTATTTAAAAGATTATGAAACAAGATTCCATTATTTATTGACATAGTCGGCCGACAAACCAAACGTACGCGGAACCGAAAGCCAGCCCCTTCAAACCAACATGCATATCGCCCAAGTCTTAAAACAGCATCAACCAGCCATCAGCTTTGAGTTTTTTCCACCGAAAACTGAAGCGGCCTCCCAGGAATTGTTTCAGACGATTTCACAACTTGTCCCCCTCAAGCCTGCATATGTAAGTGTAACATACGGGGCAGGAGGTTCCACGCGAACCTTAACGCACGATTTAGTAGTCAAGCTTCGCGAAGAAACCAACCTGACAATCGTTTCGCATTTGACATGTGTAGGATCCGGCCAGGAGGAAATTCGCCAGATTCTTCAAACGTATCAGGATCGAGGGATAAAAAATATCATGGCGCTGCGAGGGGATCCACCTCAAACGACTCACATAGACCTCGCACCCCATCAGGATTTCCACCATGCAGTGGAATTGGTCCGTTTCATCAAAAAACATTTCCCTTCCATGGGAGTTGGGGTGGCTGGGTTTCCGGAAGGGCACCCGGATACACCTAACCGCCTTAAGGAAATCGATTACTTAAAGAATAAAATCGACGCTGGGGCGGATTATATTTGCACCCAGTTATTTTTTGACAATCGTGATTTTTACGATTTCCGTGAACGATGTGAGCTGGCACATATTAACGTCCCGATTATCGCTGGGATCATGCCTATCACCTCGAAGAAGGGTATGACTCGCATGTCTGAACTCGCGCTTGGGGCACGGTTTCCAGCCAAATTACTCCGAGCCATGAATGAAACAGCTTTGCCTGGAGAAGCCGAACAAATTGGTATTCATTGGGCTACAGAGCAGGTTTTGGATTTACTTGACCACGAAGTCCAAGGAATTCATTTCTATACCCTGAATAAATCCAAAGCCTCCCTTCAAATATATGACGCACTGGGCATTCAAAATTTCGACATGCTACGAAAGTAACGGCTTATCCTAATCTGTGCTGTCTTTTCAATAAGTACCCTCTTGTTTCTCCTTTTCATCCTTGCGCAACCCCTCAAACATATAATTCCGGAAATAAATACGCCGACTCATTTTGGGGTGATAAAGTTTCTATTGGATATTC
This window encodes:
- a CDS encoding EAL domain-containing protein; translated protein: MENSQVRVLLVNQREEDCISTKKLLEDARDPKFVLEWVSGYEAALETIRRNAHDVYLLDYKLGERSGLDLIREAIYNGCTAPLIMLTEEPDHGIDTEAIKAGAADSLVKEQINSNLLERSICYAIERKRAEERMAYLAQYDSLTGLANRSLFKELLSLALARAERNGKHVALMFLDLDRFKVINDSLGHDGGDQVLKVIAERLRSRMRKSDTVARLGGDEFTVILEDIGTVQDASNVAQELLQIVAQPVMVQDQELFVTPSIGIAIYPQYGKDPETLIKNADMAMYRAKRQGRNAYRFYTTTMESNGKASQHLAMETRLRHALDREEFLLHYQPLIDMKSGRVISLEALLRWCHPERGIILPDEFIPMAEENGMIVPIGEWVLSTACRQNKEWQESGLPLTSVSVNLSARQFRQKLFVGKVASILAESRLDPQFLELELTESLLFESNGASTNRLKELKALGIKISIDDFGTGYSSLSYLKCFPIDTLKIDRSFVGDIPSNEGDSAIASGMIALAHGLHMKVTAEGVETQAQWDFLHERGCDAIQGFLMSPAVAPEEVTSGFQNRWLEPVGTGAEGGSFSWNLSSLAKRWTG
- the metF gene encoding methylenetetrahydrofolate reductase [NAD(P)H], which translates into the protein MHIAQVLKQHQPAISFEFFPPKTEAASQELFQTISQLVPLKPAYVSVTYGAGGSTRTLTHDLVVKLREETNLTIVSHLTCVGSGQEEIRQILQTYQDRGIKNIMALRGDPPQTTHIDLAPHQDFHHAVELVRFIKKHFPSMGVGVAGFPEGHPDTPNRLKEIDYLKNKIDAGADYICTQLFFDNRDFYDFRERCELAHINVPIIAGIMPITSKKGMTRMSELALGARFPAKLLRAMNETALPGEAEQIGIHWATEQVLDLLDHEVQGIHFYTLNKSKASLQIYDALGIQNFDMLRK